The proteins below come from a single Agrococcus beijingensis genomic window:
- a CDS encoding glycosyltransferase family 2 protein: MSRVAVITIAHGRHDHWALQCAAIERSSRRPDDRILVTMDDAALAHRERRAGAVQVVETDSDEHALPLARARNVGAEAALARGADVLVFLDVDCLPAPTLVDAYAAAASAAPTRDRLLSGPVTYLDPPPEGGYCLEGLAALDRPHTARPAPAPGEVELGGSHDLFWSLSFALSADLWRRIGGFHEGYVGYGGEDTDFAWTARSLRIPMAWVGDARVPPASPGRGSAGAPRRRHPAQQRALPPSLGHLADARMARRVRRAGARRTVGEWRVRAQSPGMSGRPAFDRGAARGRARASPAMFTAPGCTLRPIARRTPASAVLEDVEAGP, from the coding sequence GTGAGCCGCGTCGCCGTCATCACCATCGCGCACGGTCGGCACGACCACTGGGCGCTGCAGTGCGCGGCGATCGAGCGCTCCTCCCGACGCCCCGACGACCGCATCCTCGTCACGATGGATGATGCCGCGCTGGCGCACCGCGAGCGCCGGGCCGGCGCCGTGCAGGTGGTGGAGACCGACAGCGACGAGCACGCGCTGCCGCTCGCGCGCGCCCGCAACGTGGGCGCAGAGGCGGCGCTCGCCCGCGGAGCCGACGTGCTGGTGTTCCTCGACGTCGACTGCCTCCCCGCACCGACGCTGGTCGACGCGTACGCCGCTGCCGCGAGCGCCGCCCCGACGCGCGACCGGCTGCTGTCGGGGCCCGTGACCTACCTCGACCCGCCGCCCGAGGGCGGCTACTGCCTCGAGGGACTCGCCGCGCTCGACCGGCCCCACACCGCACGGCCGGCGCCCGCGCCGGGCGAGGTCGAGCTGGGCGGCTCGCACGACCTCTTCTGGTCGCTGTCGTTCGCGCTCAGCGCCGATCTGTGGCGCCGCATCGGCGGGTTCCACGAGGGCTACGTCGGCTACGGCGGCGAGGACACCGACTTCGCGTGGACGGCGCGCTCGCTCCGCATCCCGATGGCCTGGGTCGGCGACGCGCGCGTTCCACCAGCATCACCCGGTCGAGGATCCGCCGGTGCACCACGTCGACGCCATCCTGCGCAACAGCGCGCTCTTCCACCGTCGCTGGGGCACCTGGCCGATGCGCGGATGGCTCGACGCGTTCGTCGAGCAGGGGCTCGTCGAACGGTCGGAGAGTGGAGAGTACGAGCGCAGTCGCCGGGCATGAGCGGTCGCCCAGCGTTCGATCGCGGAGCCGCTCGAGGCCGTGCACGCGCATCGCCCGCCATGTTCACGGCTCCAGGGTGTACTTTGCGCCCAATCGCGCGGCGGACACCGGCGTCCGCCGTCCTGGAAGACGTAGAGGCAGGACCATGA
- a CDS encoding methionine ABC transporter ATP-binding protein: MHASGTAIIELAAVTKRYRRGDGQRAALDAVDLTIDRGEIFGVIGESGAGKSTLLQLLNGLATASAGTVTVDGRDVGALGRRGLRELRRDIGVVFQGIHLLSNRTVSANVALPLQLAPRATRLSRAQQALAVEEILEFVGLGHRAERFPAQLSGGERQRVGLARALVARPALLLCDEPTSSLDTTTTAEVLRVLARARDELGTTVVVITHDLDVVKAICDRAALLERGALREVLTVAKTDFRSLPSYAEQVRRELLE, from the coding sequence ATGCATGCGAGCGGCACCGCGATCATCGAGCTCGCCGCCGTCACCAAGCGCTACCGCCGCGGTGACGGGCAGCGGGCGGCGCTCGACGCCGTCGATCTCACGATCGACCGCGGCGAGATCTTCGGCGTGATCGGCGAGAGCGGCGCGGGCAAGTCGACGCTGCTGCAGCTCCTCAACGGGCTCGCCACAGCCTCGGCGGGCACGGTCACGGTCGACGGCCGTGACGTGGGCGCGCTCGGCCGGCGCGGCCTGCGGGAGCTGCGGCGCGACATCGGCGTGGTGTTCCAGGGCATCCACCTGCTCAGCAACCGCACCGTGTCGGCCAACGTCGCCCTGCCCCTGCAGCTCGCGCCCCGCGCGACCCGGTTGTCGCGTGCGCAGCAGGCGCTCGCGGTCGAGGAGATCCTCGAGTTCGTCGGCCTCGGTCACCGCGCCGAGCGCTTCCCGGCGCAGCTGAGCGGCGGCGAGCGGCAGCGCGTCGGGCTCGCCCGCGCGCTCGTCGCCCGACCGGCGCTGCTGCTGTGCGACGAGCCCACCTCGTCGCTCGACACCACCACCACCGCCGAGGTGCTGCGCGTGCTGGCGAGGGCGCGCGACGAGCTCGGCACCACCGTGGTCGTCATCACGCACGACCTCGACGTCGTCAAGGCGATCTGCGATCGCGCGGCACTGCTCGAGCGCGGCGCGCTGCGCGAGGTGCTGACGGTGGCGAAGACCGACTTCCGGTCGCTGCCGAGCTATGCCGAGCAGGTGCGACGGGAGCTGCTGGAGTGA
- a CDS encoding aldose 1-epimerase family protein: MRPPTGQQFTISRDVDGRRMRAAITEVAAGLRELTLDGIDLVEPFAEDARPAKAQGIVLAPWGGRVAGGDWQHEGATQRLALTERDKGNASHGLLRFSPYRLLEQTESKLLLQATIHPQSGWPFLIDTFVAYELTDDGLTVTHEAINAGTERAPWAVGAHPYLAVGATPAEQLTLTVPAARVFNAVDLIPTEETLVDAMDASAPDLRAGRRLAELDIDHNYAGLEFVGGVATSSLVDERGRGVELWQDAAFPYAVVFTPRDFPSVDGNRHAVAVEPMSAPANALNSGNGLVWLEPGETWRGQWGIAPVGF; this comes from the coding sequence ATGCGACCGCCCACAGGACAGCAGTTCACGATCTCCCGCGACGTCGACGGCAGGCGGATGCGCGCCGCGATCACCGAGGTCGCGGCGGGCCTGCGCGAGCTCACGCTCGACGGCATCGACCTCGTGGAGCCCTTCGCCGAGGACGCGCGGCCCGCGAAGGCGCAGGGCATCGTGCTCGCGCCGTGGGGCGGCCGGGTCGCGGGCGGCGACTGGCAGCACGAGGGTGCGACCCAGCGGCTCGCGCTCACCGAGCGCGACAAGGGCAACGCCAGCCACGGCCTGCTGCGCTTCTCGCCCTACCGGCTGCTCGAGCAGACCGAGTCGAAGCTGCTGCTGCAGGCCACCATCCACCCCCAGTCCGGCTGGCCGTTCCTCATCGACACCTTCGTCGCGTACGAGCTCACCGACGACGGCCTCACCGTCACGCACGAGGCGATCAACGCGGGCACCGAGCGCGCCCCGTGGGCCGTCGGCGCGCATCCGTATCTCGCCGTCGGCGCCACGCCCGCCGAGCAGCTGACCCTCACCGTGCCCGCGGCGCGGGTGTTCAACGCGGTCGACCTGATCCCGACGGAGGAGACGCTCGTCGATGCGATGGATGCGTCGGCCCCCGACCTGCGCGCCGGCCGTCGCCTGGCGGAGCTCGACATCGACCACAACTACGCGGGACTGGAGTTCGTCGGCGGAGTGGCGACGTCGTCGCTCGTCGACGAGCGGGGGAGGGGGGTCGAGCTCTGGCAGGACGCGGCGTTCCCCTACGCGGTGGTGTTCACGCCGCGCGACTTCCCGTCGGTCGACGGCAACCGGCACGCGGTCGCCGTCGAGCCGATGAGCGCGCCGGCGAACGCGCTGAACTCGGGGAACGGGCTCGTCTGGCTCGAGCCGGGCGAGACCTGGCGCGGCCAGTGGGGCATCGCGCCGGTCGGCTTCTAG
- a CDS encoding glycosyltransferase translates to MSGLRICLIASSRFPVSEPFVGGVEAPTHTLTRALQARGHSVTLFAGHGSDPALGAQLLTAEPFEPSHGARRDLAAPPVQWMREHHAYLGLCLDLAATGAARFDVVHNNSLHHLPVAMSSAIGVPMLTTLHTPPTPWLESAVRFAADRSRFVAVSAYTAQQWRGSVRASVIMNGIDTTRWAAGPGGGPAIWFGRLVPEKAPHVAIRAALHADMPLDLAGPILDDAYFEAEVAPHLGPRIRYLGHLGSDALARHVGGASVTVVTPSWDEPYGLVAAESMATGTPVAAVARGGLREVISAESGRLCDSEDPAELARAMLEASTLSRAETREHAVAHCSIEAMIDGYERSYAALTDERRAA, encoded by the coding sequence ATGAGCGGCCTGCGCATCTGCCTCATCGCCTCGAGCAGGTTCCCGGTCTCGGAGCCGTTCGTGGGCGGCGTGGAGGCGCCCACCCACACCCTCACCCGCGCGCTGCAGGCTCGCGGGCACTCGGTCACCCTGTTCGCGGGGCACGGCTCCGATCCCGCCCTCGGCGCCCAGCTGCTGACGGCCGAGCCCTTCGAGCCCTCGCACGGCGCGCGTCGCGACCTCGCCGCACCGCCGGTGCAGTGGATGCGTGAGCACCACGCCTATCTCGGGCTGTGCCTCGACCTCGCCGCCACCGGCGCCGCACGCTTCGACGTCGTGCACAACAACTCCCTCCATCACCTGCCCGTGGCCATGTCGAGCGCCATCGGCGTGCCGATGCTCACCACCCTCCACACGCCGCCGACGCCGTGGCTCGAGTCGGCGGTGCGCTTCGCCGCAGACCGCTCGCGCTTCGTGGCGGTGAGCGCCTACACGGCGCAGCAGTGGCGCGGCTCCGTGCGCGCCTCGGTGATCATGAACGGCATCGACACGACGCGCTGGGCGGCCGGCCCCGGCGGCGGACCCGCCATCTGGTTCGGCCGACTCGTGCCCGAGAAGGCCCCGCACGTGGCGATCCGGGCCGCGCTGCATGCCGACATGCCGCTCGATCTCGCCGGGCCCATCCTCGACGACGCCTACTTCGAGGCCGAGGTCGCACCGCACCTCGGCCCGCGCATCCGCTACCTGGGCCACCTCGGCTCCGACGCCCTCGCGCGTCACGTGGGCGGGGCATCCGTCACCGTGGTGACCCCCTCGTGGGACGAGCCCTACGGACTCGTCGCGGCCGAGTCGATGGCGACGGGCACCCCCGTGGCCGCGGTCGCCCGGGGCGGGCTGCGCGAGGTGATCTCGGCCGAGAGCGGGCGCCTGTGCGATTCGGAGGACCCGGCCGAGCTGGCGCGCGCGATGCTGGAGGCCAGCACGCTCTCACGCGCGGAGACCCGGGAGCACGCGGTGGCGCACTGCTCGATCGAGGCGATGATCGACGGGTACGAGCGCTCCTACGCGGCACTGACGGATGAGCGGCGCGCGGCGTGA
- a CDS encoding glycosyltransferase, which translates to MIGYYIHHRGRGHLSRALAIAAELEQPVTGLSSLAPPAEWRGDWLRLPADGAESPVDAEGHGRLHWAPLGHAGLRTRMARIAGWIDERRPRALVVDVSVEVGLLARLHGVPVVTIAMPGQRTDAAHELGFALADAVIGAWPPQATGMADGLPDLGGRLHAVGAISRFAPVAGPEPEGGVRRGGARRVVVLGGAGGDTFTADAVGRARDATPGWAWTHLGANGSWTEDPWATLVDASVVVTHAGESAIAEVAAARRPAIVIPQPRPHDEQLRTAAVLADARWPTTVVPRWPTIGWPGLLHAADELDGGDWQAWNDGGGAHRAAAIIAATADRAAST; encoded by the coding sequence GTGATCGGCTACTACATCCACCACCGCGGGCGGGGCCACCTCTCGCGGGCGCTGGCGATCGCGGCAGAGCTCGAGCAGCCCGTCACCGGGCTCTCGAGCCTTGCCCCGCCGGCCGAGTGGCGAGGCGACTGGCTGCGGCTGCCCGCAGACGGGGCCGAGTCGCCCGTCGACGCAGAGGGGCACGGTCGGCTGCACTGGGCACCCCTCGGCCACGCGGGCCTGCGCACCCGCATGGCGCGCATCGCCGGCTGGATCGACGAGCGGCGGCCGCGGGCGCTCGTCGTCGACGTCTCGGTCGAGGTCGGGCTCCTGGCGCGGCTGCACGGGGTGCCCGTGGTCACGATCGCCATGCCCGGCCAGCGCACCGACGCGGCGCACGAGCTCGGCTTCGCGCTCGCCGACGCCGTCATCGGCGCCTGGCCGCCGCAGGCCACGGGCATGGCGGATGGCCTGCCCGACCTGGGCGGGCGGCTGCACGCCGTCGGCGCGATCTCGCGCTTCGCGCCGGTCGCCGGGCCCGAACCCGAGGGGGGCGTGCGTCGGGGCGGAGCACGCCGCGTCGTCGTGCTCGGCGGTGCCGGCGGCGACACGTTCACGGCGGATGCGGTCGGTCGCGCCCGCGACGCGACGCCCGGCTGGGCGTGGACGCACCTCGGCGCGAACGGGTCCTGGACGGAGGATCCGTGGGCGACCCTCGTCGACGCATCCGTCGTCGTCACGCACGCGGGCGAGAGCGCGATCGCCGAGGTGGCAGCAGCCCGCCGACCGGCGATCGTGATCCCGCAGCCGCGGCCGCACGACGAGCAGCTGCGCACGGCCGCCGTGCTGGCCGATGCGCGCTGGCCCACGACGGTCGTGCCGCGCTGGCCGACCATCGGCTGGCCGGGGCTGCTGCACGCGGCCGACGAGCTCGACGGCGGCGACTGGCAGGCCTGGAACGACGGCGGGGGCGCGCATCGGGCGGCCGCCATCATCGCCGCCACCGCCGACCGGGCGGCGTCGACGTGA
- a CDS encoding glycosyltransferase family 1 protein codes for MPASHVYVQHITPTAALDGPPAIERLLDPDPDSPDRPAGAKWWPPTMLEPEWVLTHPGFDVMHLQFGFDARTPAQLQELVDALRQTARPLVYTVHDLRNPHHDTRHAHDAQLDVLIPAADALVTLTEGAAAEIRSRWGAEARVLPHPHVVDLATMARVAATRPRRRHGDPLRIGVHVKSLRASMNPLPVLRALTEIVAELPGAVLQVNGHTDVLHAAGERYDRPLAEFLDGAAAAGLLELHVHDFLDDDALWAYLAALDVSVLPYRFGTHSGWLEACRDLGTAVIAPDCGYYREQGPVFEYRNHDDDFDPESLRSAVHRAYAAASPEPLSVGERAAQRDAIARAHAELYEAVLR; via the coding sequence GTGCCTGCTTCGCACGTGTACGTGCAGCACATCACCCCGACCGCCGCCCTCGATGGGCCGCCGGCGATCGAGCGGCTGCTCGACCCCGACCCCGATTCCCCCGACCGCCCGGCCGGCGCCAAGTGGTGGCCGCCGACGATGCTCGAGCCCGAGTGGGTGCTCACGCACCCCGGGTTCGACGTGATGCACCTGCAGTTCGGCTTCGACGCCCGCACGCCGGCGCAGCTGCAGGAGCTGGTGGATGCGCTGCGGCAGACCGCGCGGCCGCTCGTCTACACGGTCCACGACCTGCGCAACCCGCACCACGACACCCGGCACGCGCACGACGCGCAGCTCGACGTGCTCATCCCCGCCGCCGACGCGCTCGTCACGCTCACGGAGGGCGCCGCGGCCGAGATCCGCAGCCGCTGGGGCGCCGAGGCGCGCGTGCTCCCCCACCCGCACGTGGTCGACCTCGCGACCATGGCCCGCGTGGCGGCCACGCGGCCGCGCCGCCGCCACGGCGACCCGCTGCGCATCGGCGTGCACGTGAAGAGCCTGCGCGCGAGCATGAACCCGCTGCCGGTGCTGCGCGCGCTGACCGAGATCGTGGCCGAGCTGCCCGGCGCGGTGCTGCAGGTCAACGGGCACACCGACGTGCTGCACGCCGCCGGCGAGCGCTACGACCGACCGCTCGCCGAGTTCCTGGACGGCGCCGCCGCTGCGGGCCTGCTCGAGCTGCACGTGCACGACTTCCTCGATGACGACGCGCTCTGGGCCTACCTCGCGGCGCTCGACGTCTCGGTGCTGCCCTACCGCTTCGGCACCCACTCGGGGTGGCTGGAAGCCTGCCGCGACCTCGGCACCGCCGTGATCGCGCCAGACTGCGGCTACTACCGCGAGCAGGGGCCGGTCTTCGAGTACCGCAACCACGACGACGACTTCGACCCCGAGTCGCTCCGCTCGGCGGTGCACCGGGCCTACGCCGCCGCATCCCCCGAGCCCTTGAGCGTCGGAGAGCGCGCCGCACAGCGCGACGCGATCGCCCGCGCGCACGCCGAGCTCTACGAGGCGGTACTGCGATGA
- a CDS encoding PepSY domain-containing protein translates to MNTDPKLRTPLLLTLAAAGTIVLASCSSTSPSAPGGTAPSGPAASTSASPEATAGGSASDDGVEGALAAIALAESETGAVAYELDDQDDDASWEVELADGTTQVTVHVSGDGAAVLETERDDEVDGDDRAALDAAGISLADAIEAAVAAAAGAPLAAATLEDDADGQAWEVKFDDELEVYVSVADGSILRVD, encoded by the coding sequence ATGAACACCGATCCGAAGCTCCGCACTCCGCTGCTCCTCACGCTCGCCGCCGCCGGCACCATCGTGCTGGCGTCGTGCAGCTCGACCTCGCCCTCGGCGCCCGGCGGCACGGCCCCGAGCGGGCCCGCCGCGAGCACGTCGGCCTCGCCGGAGGCGACGGCAGGTGGCAGCGCGTCCGACGACGGCGTGGAGGGGGCGCTCGCAGCCATCGCCCTGGCCGAGAGCGAGACCGGCGCGGTCGCCTACGAGCTCGACGACCAGGACGATGACGCGTCATGGGAGGTCGAGCTCGCCGACGGCACCACGCAGGTGACCGTGCACGTCAGCGGCGATGGTGCCGCGGTGCTCGAGACCGAGCGCGACGACGAGGTCGACGGCGACGATCGCGCCGCCCTCGACGCGGCCGGCATCTCGCTCGCCGACGCCATCGAGGCCGCGGTCGCCGCGGCAGCAGGCGCGCCGCTTGCCGCGGCGACGCTCGAGGACGACGCCGACGGGCAGGCGTGGGAGGTCAAGTTCGACGACGAGCTCGAGGTCTATGTCTCGGTCGCCGACGGCTCGATCCTCCGCGTCGACTGA